Proteins co-encoded in one Chitinophagales bacterium genomic window:
- a CDS encoding FAD-binding oxidoreductase, with amino-acid sequence MKYSFRLAQTPHEANKAHELVKATYKTAGYIKDQLHKLDAIYILCCQEPDQKLVGTACIVPSYQQFNFEDLYQQETETYLHNGMNRSNTIEIGRFAKEESLFNKKEESIIFMGLQIAIQEYMELYEKEGWIAIIKPHLLSSLYDVGYKFETYDVIPHNVESLKQISPVYFDPLDLPKLTVCTKQQMFDVVDTYRTLFVTKGICSFYIKENQKAIAKTSFKLSFLEGSKLNFSKHSDNALLVNTNGYGNDLPDNVLIKKNRFTHRISQILGAENCRFSETDISYDSENAAAITKKIRGIVFPTNTQQVQQIVELANQYKIPLYPISTGKNWGLGSKLPVKDGALVVSLAKMNKIIEVNEQHGYAVIEPGVTQGQLYAYLQERNLPFIFNVTGSGLGTSLIGNSLDRGVGYFSSRVENLTGMEVVLGNGKIISTGFGHYEQAQTTHLYPHGVGPSIDGLFFQSNYGIVVKAGFELIPKRAVHGAILCGLEQEHLLPQFIEVLARLRRLGILQTAIHVANRERGRIALIPHVMDTLMTEEGLSEAEARPLAQQLFEAEMKNSWSAIGGVMGTKAHVEECFAQLKKHLSPYGKVTLVTTPKLQKLKKIFHSLQFIPFFKQKGLVINALEKAFGLSLGIPSDMALKSVYYPIQGTPENESDPDHSNAGLLFSLPIVPMDGLSVLKMNALTTSIFRKWGFDAYITLNMINTKSLEGVINLAFDKRDAAKLAKANTCIEELNSAFMNEGFILYRMAINQMEQVVSEKDEFWRITKELKQVLDPNNIISPKRYSLV; translated from the coding sequence ATGAAGTATTCATTTAGATTGGCGCAGACACCACATGAAGCCAATAAAGCTCACGAACTTGTCAAAGCTACATACAAAACAGCAGGTTACATCAAAGACCAACTCCATAAATTGGATGCAATTTACATTCTTTGTTGTCAAGAGCCAGACCAGAAGTTAGTAGGCACCGCTTGTATTGTACCTTCTTATCAGCAGTTTAATTTTGAGGATTTGTACCAACAAGAAACGGAAACTTATTTACACAATGGTATGAACCGTTCAAATACCATAGAAATAGGTCGTTTTGCGAAAGAAGAATCCCTTTTTAACAAAAAAGAAGAAAGCATCATCTTTATGGGGTTGCAGATTGCAATACAAGAATACATGGAACTGTATGAAAAAGAAGGGTGGATTGCTATCATCAAACCTCATTTGCTGTCTTCTCTTTATGATGTAGGATATAAGTTTGAAACTTATGATGTAATACCGCACAATGTAGAGTCATTGAAGCAAATATCACCTGTTTATTTTGACCCATTGGATTTACCAAAACTGACTGTTTGTACAAAACAGCAAATGTTTGACGTAGTAGATACCTACCGCACTTTATTTGTAACTAAGGGAATTTGTAGTTTCTATATCAAAGAAAATCAGAAGGCAATAGCCAAAACATCCTTTAAACTTAGTTTTTTAGAAGGGAGCAAATTAAATTTTTCAAAACACTCCGACAACGCTTTGCTGGTAAACACCAATGGATATGGCAATGACTTACCCGACAATGTGTTGATAAAAAAAAATCGATTTACACATAGAATTAGCCAAATTCTTGGTGCAGAGAATTGTCGCTTTTCTGAAACAGACATCAGTTATGACTCCGAAAATGCGGCTGCTATTACGAAAAAAATCAGGGGTATAGTATTTCCAACGAATACACAGCAAGTACAACAAATTGTTGAACTGGCCAATCAATACAAGATTCCACTTTACCCAATTAGTACTGGCAAAAATTGGGGCTTAGGTTCTAAATTACCTGTCAAAGATGGCGCATTGGTTGTGTCGCTTGCCAAGATGAACAAAATCATTGAAGTGAATGAACAGCATGGTTATGCAGTCATTGAACCAGGAGTCACACAAGGTCAGTTGTATGCATACCTACAAGAACGCAATCTACCTTTTATCTTCAATGTCACAGGTTCGGGCTTAGGTACAAGTTTGATAGGCAACTCATTGGATAGGGGAGTGGGTTATTTCTCTTCAAGGGTTGAAAACCTTACAGGTATGGAAGTTGTACTGGGAAATGGCAAAATAATCAGTACAGGTTTTGGCCATTACGAACAAGCACAAACAACACACTTGTATCCTCATGGCGTTGGTCCTTCGATTGATGGGTTGTTTTTTCAGTCTAACTATGGTATTGTGGTCAAAGCGGGTTTTGAATTGATTCCAAAACGGGCAGTACATGGAGCAATACTTTGTGGTCTGGAACAAGAACACCTTTTGCCGCAATTTATTGAGGTATTGGCGAGGCTGAGACGTTTGGGTATTCTGCAAACTGCCATTCATGTTGCTAATCGAGAACGTGGAAGAATTGCTTTGATTCCTCATGTCATGGACACCTTGATGACTGAAGAAGGGTTGTCAGAAGCAGAGGCTCGCCCGCTTGCCCAGCAACTTTTTGAAGCAGAAATGAAAAATTCTTGGAGTGCTATTGGAGGGGTAATGGGAACAAAAGCACATGTAGAAGAGTGTTTTGCTCAACTCAAAAAACACTTGTCACCTTACGGCAAAGTGACTTTGGTGACGACTCCAAAACTGCAAAAACTCAAAAAAATCTTTCATTCACTGCAATTCATTCCATTTTTCAAACAAAAAGGCTTAGTCATAAATGCCTTAGAGAAAGCATTTGGTTTGAGTTTGGGTATTCCTTCCGATATGGCACTCAAAAGCGTGTATTACCCCATTCAAGGTACACCCGAAAATGAATCTGATCCAGACCACAGCAATGCAGGATTGTTGTTCAGTTTGCCGATTGTGCCGATGGACGGTTTGTCCGTGTTGAAAATGAATGCTTTGACCACGTCTATTTTTCGTAAATGGGGTTTTGATGCTTACATTACCCTCAATATGATTAATACCAAATCTTTGGAGGGGGTAATCAATCTCGCTTTTGACAAAAGAGATGCTGCAAAATTAGCCAAAGCAAATACCTGTATTGAAGAGCTCAATAGCGCATTTATGAACGAAGGGTTTATTTTATACCGTATGGCTATCAATCAGATGGAACAGGTTGTATCTGAAAAAGATGAGTTTTGGCGTATTACCAAAGAACTTAAACAGGTGTTGGATCCAAACAATATTATTTCTCCGAAACGCTATAGCTTGGTGTAG